A single region of the Ptychodera flava strain L36383 chromosome 9, AS_Pfla_20210202, whole genome shotgun sequence genome encodes:
- the LOC139140707 gene encoding 2-Hydroxyacid oxidase 2-like isoform X1 codes for MIRRAEKAGFKAIVLSVDLPVLGVKRRLLKDGRQTILRTLQQSRNLYKYIGKDLLIGEGFPAELMTSSAGSTWEDITWIKTMTTLPVILKGIVTVEDAVLAAEHNVQGIIVSNHGGRQLDGVQATIDVLSDIVDAVGDKLEVYVDGGIRTCTDVLKALALNSPRVIEECCKIHIYVAQYTFTHLY; via the exons ATGATAAGACGAGCTGAGAAGGCGGGCTTCAAAGCGATTGTTCTCAGTGTTGATCTTCCGGTTCTAGGTGTGAAGAGACGGCTTTTAAAAGATGGCAGACAGACCATCTTGCGTACTCTACAGCAGTCTAGGAATCTTTATAAGTACATCGGAAAG GACTTGCTGATCGGAGAAGGCTTCCCAGCTGAGCTCATGACTTCTTCCGCCGGCTCGACATGGGAAGACATTACATGGATCAAAACAATGACAACATTGCCTGTCATCCTAAAAGGCATAGTGACTGTAGAGGACGCTGTGCTCGCCGCAGAACACAACGTACAGGGAATAATTGTATCGAACCACGGTGGCAGACAATTAGATGGTGTACAAGCAACG ATTGATGTGTTATCAGACATCGTTGATGCAGTCGGAGACAAACTGGAAGTATACGTCGATGGCGGTATACGAACTTGTACTgacgttttgaaagctttggCTCTTAACAGTCCCAGAGTCATCGAAGAGTGCtgcaaaatacatatttatgttgCACAATACACATTTACACATTTATACTAA
- the LOC139140707 gene encoding 2-Hydroxyacid oxidase 2-like isoform X2 translates to MIRRAEKAGFKAIVLSVDLPVLGVKRRLLKDGRQTILRTLQQSRNLYKYIGKDLLIGEGFPAELMTSSAGSTWEDITWIKTMTTLPVILKGIVTVEDAVLAAEHNVQGIIVSNHGGRQLDGVQATIDVLSDIVDAVGDKLEVYVDGGIRTGTDVLKALALGARAVFSVDLYSMAWHVMEKKE, encoded by the exons ATGATAAGACGAGCTGAGAAGGCGGGCTTCAAAGCGATTGTTCTCAGTGTTGATCTTCCGGTTCTAGGTGTGAAGAGACGGCTTTTAAAAGATGGCAGACAGACCATCTTGCGTACTCTACAGCAGTCTAGGAATCTTTATAAGTACATCGGAAAG GACTTGCTGATCGGAGAAGGCTTCCCAGCTGAGCTCATGACTTCTTCCGCCGGCTCGACATGGGAAGACATTACATGGATCAAAACAATGACAACATTGCCTGTCATCCTAAAAGGCATAGTGACTGTAGAGGACGCTGTGCTCGCCGCAGAACACAACGTACAGGGAATAATTGTATCGAACCACGGTGGCAGACAATTAGATGGTGTACAAGCAACG ATTGATGTGTTATCAGACATCGTTGACGCAGTCGGAGACAAACTGGAAGTATACGTCGATGGCGGTATACGAACTGGTACTgacgttttgaaagctttggCTCTGGGTGCAAGGGCTGTATTCTCGGTAGACCTGTATTCTATGGCCTGGCATGTGAT GGAGAAGAAGGAGTGA
- the LOC139140685 gene encoding 2-Hydroxyacid oxidase 2-like — translation MIRRAERAGFKAIVLSVDLPVLGMKRRLIKDDRQTFFRTLQKSRNLNKYIGKDLQIGEGFPAELITSSAGSTWEDITWIKTMTTLPVILKGIVTVEDALLAAEHNVQGILVSNHGGRQLDDVPATIDVLSDIVDAVGDKLEVYVDGGIRTGTDVLKALALGARAVFIGRPVLYGLACDGEEGVKSVLQILRDELRRAMALTGCSRISDISRDLLSQRDRWSKL, via the exons ATGATAAGACGAGCTGAAAGGGCAGGCTTCAAAGCGATTGTTCTCAGTGTCGACCTTCCTGTGTTAGGCATGAAGAGACGGCTTATTAAAGATGACAGACAGACCTTCTTTCGTACTCTACAGAAGTCTAGGAATCTTAATAAGTACATCGGAAAG GACTTGCAGATCGGAGAAGGCTTCCCAGCTGAGCTCATAACTTCTTCCGCCGGCTCGACATGGGAAGACATTACATGGATCAAAACAATGACAACATTGCCGGTCATCCTTAAGGGTATCGTAACTGTAGAGGACGCTCTACTGGCTGCAGAACACAATGTTCAAGGAATATTAGTATCCAACCACGGTGGCAGGCAATTAGATGATGTACCAGCGACG ATTGATGTGTTATCGGACATAGTTGATGCAGTCGGAGACAAACTGGAAGTATACGTCGATGGCGGTATACGAACTGGTACTgacgttttgaaagctttggCACTGGGTGCAAGGGCTGTATTCATCGGTAGACCTGTACTCTATGGCCTAGCATGTGAT GGAGAAGAAGGAGTGAAAAGTGTTCTTCAGATTCTGCGAGATGAATTGAGAAGAGCCATGGCTTTGACAG GATGTAGCAGAATCAGTGATATCTCCAGAGATCTTCTAAGTCAGCGGGACCGATGGTCGAAGCTATAG
- the LOC139140707 gene encoding 2-Hydroxyacid oxidase 1-like isoform X3, which yields MAGAKQLVCLDDFEARAKEILPTPVWTYCSSGAEEENTLRENRKAYRRLWLKPRVLRDVSTIDMVTDILGQRIGMPICISPTALHNLAHPEAEIATCKAAAEMNTAMIMSAASSKSIEDIAALRQTSIKWQLVYTWRDRGVQKI from the exons ATGGCGGGCGCTAAGCAGTTAGTGTGTCTCGATGATTTCGAGGCAAGAGCCAAGGAAATACTGCCTACACCAGTGTGGACATACTGCAGCTCAGGAGCTGAAGAAGAAAACACGctcagagaaaacagaaaagcttACCGCAG ACTTTGGTTGAAACCACGGGTATTGAGAGATGTTTCAACCATAGATATGGTGACTGATATCCTTGGCCAGAGGATAGgtatgccaatttgcatatcaccGACAGCTCTCCATAACTTGGCACATCCCGAGGCCGAAATTGCAACATGTAAAG ctgcAGCAGAAATGAACACTGCCATGATAATGAGTGCTGCCTCCAGTAAATCAATAGAGGACATCGCTGCCCTGCGACAAACGTCCATCAAATGGCAGCTTGTGTATACCTGGCGTGATCGTGGGGTCCAAAAGATATGA